CATCGCGTTATACGTGTTACAGGATTGTTTCTGTCGAGTTACAGTTACTCCGACGCATGTGGCGTTACTGGTGCTGGAGGTCACTCCGGACGCCGACCTGAGAATGGTGGGTGTGTCTGTCCGTCAAACCCAGGCGTGGATGTCCCGCCTCCAGCCCAAGCCCCGCCCTTGGTACCGAGcttctgtgattggctgaaaatATAAGAGAAGGTGGAGCCGCCTCAGGAGAGCGCAGAACGTTGCCGCAGCAACCACGACCAGCGGAGACATCATGACAAAACCCAGGATGATGAGGGCAGAGCAACTGTTGTCATCAAGATAGTGACAAAGAGCAGCCTGGGAAGCCACGACCTGCAGAAACACAACCTGAACATCACAATATTGGGGTACATCTGTGTGTTATGTGAATGTATCCGGCTGTTTTGTGGGCTTATCTGTGTTAGCAAATGTTTGTGGGTGTATCGACCAATTAATCCCTTTTATTTATagagcgcttttaacaatacagattgtgccAAAGCACTGAACGGcatcaaacaggagaatagGGATAGGGACGTATAATGGCGAGAGTAAACACtacgtttttttattaaacgcaGATTTGGTCTGTGTAATCAGCTAGTGTCCCCAATGAAGTGTCCCctacaaagcaagccagaggcggcagcgacaaggaaccaaaaccccatccatacagaatggagaaaaacccTTGGCCCAGTTGGGGTCAGTTGTGCTCTGTATGTGggcacatctgtgtgtgtgtgcgggtgttTGAGGGCATACGCGTGTGTTTGCGCCAGGAGTTCTGGCAGCGATGTCATACATTGATCGttctaaacacaaacaaagccaAACCCTAGATATTTTAGGCCAGGGTATGTTTGGGTAAAATGGTCACCCTTTGTACGCATGCGCTAGTGTTTGTAAGAGTATGAGTGTTTTGTGGGCTTATGGATGCATTAGTAGCTGTACGCATGTGTATGTGGGCGTCCATATTTGCAGATGTTTGTGGGTCTTTGTGGAAATCCGTGCACTTGAGGGCGTATGCATGTTTTTGGACACATGTCTGTGTTTGTGGGTTTATGGGGGTTGTTCGGGCGTATGCATGTTTTGTGGGCTTATAAATGCATTAGTGGGTGTATTCATGTGTTTATGGGCATATGTTGCATTAGTGGGTCTATGCCTGTGGTTGTGGGTTTGTGGGCATATGCATGTTTTGTGGGCATGTGCATGCATTAGTGGGTGTATGTATGCGATTGCAGGCATATGCCTGTGTTCAGGGGCATATCTACCCTTGAATGGCACAAGAAGCCGTCGTACAGCAGCAGGGCGGCAGGCAGCAGAACCAGGCTGAAGATCAGGGCCATCAGCGCCACacacatcagcagcagcaggacGTTCCACAGCAGAAGAAGCAGGGCCCACAGCACACACCCGCAGCGGCCCCGCCGGGCCCCCCAGACCCCGCCGTCACACTGAGCCGGAGGAGGCGGCAGCATCCGGATCCCGTCACCCACATCAAAGTCTTCATCACCTCCACCATCATCTAAAAGCACCGTCATACCACACatcctaaacacacacaaacacataggAAACTTATTACATGTttacatgttaaatgtttaactgaTTAAAAGATCTGATTCACATACACGCATTTCCTGCagactttgttttaaaaagatcaaataattataatttttttatcctgCATCTAGCTATAAATGCTACTGATGTGCGCGTTTTTATGACATATTACATGCACATCATGACCAAAAACGGATAAATGATTTGACGGTTTGGTTCGCAGTTATAAAATCTGATTTCTTTGCAGACAGCAAACAACTAACAACgtcaataaaaatgacaatgaagCTGTTAAATGCCTGCAGAGGAGAGATGAATATCGGAGATGAGAAACAGACAAACCCTTtaacaaaacacagacaaacaaaagaagcagagagaggaagacagaCAGAGGGAATAGCCTCAGGTGCTTTTATGCTTGGCATTATGGAAATGAAGATGATTATAGCGAACTGAATGTTCTGTTTCATCTTcttgacacacaaacacaacaccaCCTCTACTTCAGGGCATTACCTCACTAAACAGCACAAAGTCCAAATGAGATCGGAGGCATTCAGTATAAACTCAGAGTCTCGACGGCTCTCGAATCAATTCATTGATTGATGGACACTTCACGAACAAACACTCTGTTATTAACGGCTACTTCGCGCTCTTCACTTCATTGGTTTTAGTTAACAGCATGGTTGAGCGCGAGCTGCTCACTAACAGCCTCGGTCTGTGTGGACCCTAACAACCTCTGAATGAAAGAGGAAGACGTGATATTAACTACTGACTGAGAAAAAATAGAGGAATAGAGGAAGAAGTTTTCAATGTCTTACCTGCTGCGGAGCTGGAAAGATTATATTCCGTTATCCAGAGAATACAAACatcacactgagagagagagagagagagagagagagagagagagagagagagagagagagagagagagagagagagagagagagagagagagagagagagagagagacagagagacagagagagagagacagagagagagagagagagagagagagagagagagagagagagagagagagagagagagagagagagagagagagagagacagagagagagagagagagagagagagagagagagagagagagagagagagagagagagagagagagagagagagagagagagagagagagagagagagagagagagagagagagagagagagagagagagagagagagagagagagagagagagagagagagagagagagagagagagagagagagagagagagagagagagagagagagagagagagagagagagagagagagagagagagagagagagagagagagagagagagagagagagagagagagagagagagagagagagagagagagagagacagagagagagagacagagagagagagagagacagagagagagagagagagagagagagagacagagagacagagagagagagagagagagagagagagagagagagagagagagagagagagagagagagagagagagagagagagagagagagagagagagagagagagacagagagagagagagagagagagagagagagagagagagagagagagagagagagagagagagagagagagagagagagagagagagagacagagagagagagagagagagagagagagagagagacagagagagagagagagagagagagagagagagagagagagagagagagagagagagagagagagagagagagagagagagagagagagagagagagagagagagagagagagagagagagagagagagagagagagagagagagagagagagagagagagagagagagagagagagagagagagagagagagagagagagagagagagagagagagagagagagagagagagagagagagagagagagagagagagagagagagagagagagagagagagagagagagagagagagagagagacagagagagagagagagagagagagagagagagagagagagagagagagagagagagagagagagagagagcagagagagagacagagagagagagagagagagagagagagagagagagagagagagagagagagagagagagagagagagagagagagagagagagagagagagagagagagagagagagagagagagagagagagagagagagagagagagagagagagagagagagagagagagagagagagacagagagagagagagagagagagagagagagagagagagagagagagagagagagagagagagagagagagagagagagagagagagagagagagagagagagagagagagagagagagagagagagagagagagagagagagagagagagagagagagagagagagagagagagagagagagagagagagagagagagagagagagagagagagagagagagagagagagagagagagagagagagagagagagagagagagagagagagagagagagagagagagagagagagagagagacagagagagagagagagagagagagagagagagagagagagagagagagagagacagagagagagagagagagagagagagagagacagagagagagagagagagagagagagagagagagagagagagagagagagagagagagagagagagagagagagagagacagagagagagagagagagagagagagagagagagagagagagagagagagagagagagagagagagagagagagagagagagagagagagagagagagagagagagagagagagagagagagagagagagagagagagagagagagagagagagagagagagagagagagagagagagagagagagagagagagagagagagagagagagagagagacagagagagagagagagagagagagagagagacagagagagagagagagagagagagagagagagagagagagagagagacagagagagagagagagagagagagagagagagagagagagagagagagagagagagagagagagagagagagagagagagagagagagagagagagagagagagagagagagagagagacagagagagagagagagagagagagagagagagagagagagagagagagagagagagagagagagagagagagagagagagagagagagagagagagagagagagagagagagagagagagagagagagagagagagagagagagagagagagagagagagagagagagagagagagagagagagagagagagagagagagagagagagagagagagacagagagagacagagagagagacagagagagagagagagagagagagagagagagagagagagagagagagagagagagagagagagagagacagagagagagagagagacagagagagacagagagagagagagagagagagagagagagagagagagagagagagagagagagagagagagagatgggtgTAGGTCTTAAAAGAGGTCTGTTCAGTTTTGAGGAAAGTTACTTTACAATATCTTTAGTCTAGAATGAAGATCATGTTCACACACAACACTCTGCACTTACTCCTGATTTCTTAGATATTTTCTActacagtaaattaaaaaagtaatccaTTGGTTACTTGAAAAGTAATCTAATTGTAACACGTTGTAACTCCGGACCTGTTCATCTTTATTAGTTGTTAATCCATCAGGATTTACTCAGAGCTTCAGTTGaatttaaaggaaaacaaagtaaactCTGGAAGACTAAACTGAGACTCTCAGCATCTTCACACGAGCCTAATTATCAGCGAGGAAACTCACGATTCTCGGAGTCGTGACTTTCTAAGTTTGTCTGTGTGGCAGCTAGTTGCTAGCGCTGGAAGATAATTAGCGCCGATCACGAAAAAGCAAGTAGAGTTTAGCCTGGCGGGAAAATCTCCTCGTTTAGCTGCTCAGCTGGCTTCAGGTTAAGCAAAAAGTTAAGcatttttgaaacaatttttatACATCAGGAATTcgaaaaaacatcacaacattaTACTGCAAACAGAAAAACGAGGCATAAGTGTGGCTTTCAGCTGGATCTCTTTGTCTCCCGGAGATAATTAATCAAAGATGAGCAGATAATGAAGTTGATGAGCTCCTCCTCGTCCTGAGCTGGAGAGATAAGAGAAGTACAGACCCACACGAAACAGAAGAGCTAATTAAATCAGTCTTTATGGGCCATTTTTCAGGAACAGACAGAGCGGGCAGATTTCTTATAAAGTGTAGTCTGTTACTAAAATACATGAAGATAACTGAAGTTAGTACACAACACACATTTTAGGGAATATAATCCTTTTGATTACTTATGATCCAGCTCGTTTATCAAAttgattgaaatatttaaataagataaTCTCAGACCATATTGCTATAAAAAACAAGAGTACAAAAATAAGTTCAACATAATGAAGTGCGTCAGACGTTGCGTCTGTGAACGAACTGTGTTTGCGATAATTAATTTGatcataaaaaagttaaatcaaaacattttaaaacgaatcaaaataaaacacttactgaaaaagtgaaatattttatttgtttatctgcacgccattattaaaatatttattttacaatcttagggctacttaaaataaaaatatattaggtGAAAGAGCATCACGTGACAGCAAAGTTGGTGAATTTAAGCAGTTTAATGCGTTTTAAACAAACGCTTTCCAAAGTTCCAAAGTA
This window of the Puntigrus tetrazona isolate hp1 chromosome 22, ASM1883169v1, whole genome shotgun sequence genome carries:
- the LOC122328004 gene encoding transmembrane protein 88 encodes the protein MCGMTVLLDDGGGDEDFDVGDGIRMLPPPPAQCDGGVWGARRGRCGCVLWALLLLLWNVLLLLMCVALMALIFSLVLLPAALLLYDGFLCHSRVVASQAALCHYLDDNSCSALIILGFVMMSPLVVVAAATFCALLRRLHLLLYFQPITEARYQGRGLGWRRDIHAWV